A region from the Lolium perenne isolate Kyuss_39 chromosome 4, Kyuss_2.0, whole genome shotgun sequence genome encodes:
- the LOC127349075 gene encoding uncharacterized protein, with product MATRRTLRPRLLSQRRHLLAGIAAASAVTLLFIVLLLLSLPSSSPPMRHDIHTTSSSSHDPPAHCAAMSASLGEFGEMMLSMLPRDLAFTAFVPSPESFLRVLKLQSNGSAAEGKARDDTYAVVSRVLGFSAVPRRLHSEDVPLRERVRLLDSVSGMKIYAWRDADGALVVNGVRSECGDIVRDQTVVHVMAGVLMDAEFERSFLPAAED from the coding sequence ATGGCCACAAGGAGGACGCTCAGGCCACGGCTGCTGTCGCAACGACGGCACCTACTTGCAGGCATCGCCGCCGCCTCTGCAGTGACCCTACTATTCATCGTCCTCCTGCTCCTCTCCCTACCTTCCTCCTCGCCACCAATGCGCCACGACATCCACACAACATCGtcgtcctcccatgatcctcctgcTCACTGCGCCGCGATGAGCGCGAGCCTCGGGGAGTTCGGCGAGATGATGTTGTCCATGCTCCCGAGGGACCTCGCATTCACCGCCTTCGTGCCCTCGCCGGAGTCGTTCCTCCGTGTCCTCAAGCTGCAATCCAACGGCAGCGCCGCGGAGGGGAAGGCCAGAGACGACACCTACGCCGTCGTCTCGCGCGTGCTCGGCTTCTCCGCGGTGCCCCGGCGCCTGCACTCTGAGGACGTGCCTCTGCGCGAGCGGGTGAGGCTACTGGACTCCGTGTCTGGCATGAAGATCTACGCCTGGAGGGACGCGGACGGGGCTCTCGTCGTCAACGGCGTGCGGTCGGAGTGCGGCGATATCGTCAGGGACCAGACCGTGGTCCATGTCATGGCCGGCGTCCTCATGGATGCCGAGTTCGAGCGATCTTTTCTTCCGGCAGCCGAGGATTGA